One window of Vespula pensylvanica isolate Volc-1 chromosome 15, ASM1446617v1, whole genome shotgun sequence genomic DNA carries:
- the LOC122634729 gene encoding centrosomal protein of 290 kDa-like isoform X2 gives MDRDKVIDEFGVAIDSRIAEWKELLDEKDAEIHHLRENLSQSLLQSVTSVKEENKSQIVYLNEEISNRDKIITELQSKLSEAVTEINEGSAIIEKLQASTKKPEKEEKRKEQKELLKKMQDASNQISDLQNALDQAQEDLKLKSTELCEVLSTLRKYQDENHGLTEALNEIKDLKNELNHKREHIEDLVNVVNKLEMLNSYQEMEVLALREKLGISEDESISIDNIVKKRKEEEKRMQDLVRQNKMLIDENLEMKSSIRLLKSSRSRLPTKKLDFSSDTIDNSTDFLHSTKLLETAGNQVVDFESIQIYHKTDKDIRKQMQLVIEENEALRRGMHEILDSIRNQDGKSSVEVHSYTLERLLEALDVRHLAGWYHPAMRLQEHLNVIQGSNAELRSQLKQIRKELNRKDAILQDLALSKGIDLERLNTDDSDDNKIMYISEIKNMESIHQREIEEREKEKGSLIEENNDLRYTIDGLNLQLEIYEKDRVTLESSEDEVKKAFAIKTKEYVEVANELLLLKRKIVLLQELLNEESVKTYNYQKNMLEKEGSLKRALTDANKHNKILECEIIRLQSNLSNSISITEYSELKEKYEELNIRYRFVLEKDRIFLDKREIELLKDELELAIKEKSQLMDLLKEDVSKEDENDIVRQLNDCKAKELIERQRADHMTKLHEISQSQLAKCESKVQELTNINCELQEKLIEIHKQLSKIIVSTQNIRENNIDDSELSNDVEETLRIDNDTLKRKLEIAEEEAKLQYMLNSLKTLELDNLRHQILDLQAISEDKATISRLNFELASKKSNEMELNARRSQLESEISYLQEERERSMINSDKMRANMQYYRKQCDDRCRTYIDVIDFLQSQYAGSSSISSLDRLTSMVEKLKTDRIELDMEMKKAKEFSNRVISQQETLTNRLEIVERLKDILEEQIGGESVQDILQKFSENSQYVLNDLKQKRRISHLDNELQMANDKAAKYESMITTMENEMINMQRTWNRQGEKVMVSNDVQIKEMKTDTVEKRSVFVQVTIELDSTEIQTEPYDCCLNKQREELEGIVDTPKEKSVREAGNNTEATNDMNSMIQLNERLADALKLAADRFEIIANYELEMSNYRERIDVLNKEIKEKQSELSKREINIVEPTLDITPIASIDCTDKLALRSTVNSLQKIVAQKEETILRYKNLMKEEREEYVKVTCSLEKEMKDLRYKIELLEGEVKIEIDKEKEDITIEPVVDDDLKKKKSATVHNAAREEEIARMRERINTLEADLHITKELSGRWHRLAEERLKHIDRIRERLEEQHNTELESYRSEITKWQSEADTLRQRLSEDRVVHTKGNISLMKELQEKDDKIHELSLNCQQLQNEIELLGATNRSLPTRVIDHRDELRMHDIVPTTQRDQSQSQNQIDVLRKQLQSLMEKEKMYKHEIAELKQRVSRGYMAVKTQEKKTSQREMQLERKVKSLEEELEKMRTQLEREYLVQETRRVKTAEELSLWEKQKKWQQTAEKLQEKLKEKTNECIKLNSNYEKLRSLVSCMEREKWFLKSKIKEEASNVLNDIPSRPISAAHQSLVIDLQKECQTLRERISELERENSHELLKKIEEQKNCIASLEAVTKGNEYVVEKLQKLETTRDILERANLKLESENFELRLEIEKANADTPRLREKVEHLERYIELLKVEKSSDSTPRSSNKEHQELNSKKPVLELEKTIFTLKRIVEKLQAENKRLKFNSKRNYFASSVQGKKVYNGNEKSYEKLYEEAQKKVIHLETDLQLAEQRITMLEKTQKEDDNGEINILKQQLSHKSELLEKVKQLLTRAAINEKTLRQRLQQLESKQTLSPIPECYVTVPNLD, from the exons ATGGATAGAGATAAAGTAATAGATGAATTTGGAGTAGCAATAGATTCTAGAATAGCGGAATGGAAG GAATTATTAGATGAAAAGGACGCGGAGATACACCatttaagagaaaatttatcgcaATCCTTATTGCAATCGGTTACATcggttaaagaagaaaataaatcgcaGATAGTATATTTAAACGAAGAGATTAGTAATCGCGATAAGATTATAACAGAATTACAAAGTAAACTTTCCGAAGCAGTTACAGAAATAAATGAAGGAAGTGCTATTATAGAGAAGTTACAAGCCAGTACAAAAAA GccagaaaaagaggagaagaggaaggaacaaaaagagttattaaaaaaaatgcagGATGCAAGTAATCAGATATCTGATCTACAAAATGCGTTGGATCAAGCGCAGGAggatttaaaattaaagagCACCGAA ttatgCGAAGTACTGTCAACTTTAAGAAAGTATCAGGATGAAAATCATGGATTAACCGAAgcattaaatgaaattaaggatttaaaaaatgaattaaatcatAAAAGAGAACACATAGAAGATCTTGTTAATGTGGTTAATAAGTTAGAGATGTTAAACTCTTATCAAGAAATGGAAGTCCTAGCGCTCAg aGAAAAATTAGGGATATCAGAGGATGAATCAATTTCCATagataatattgttaaaaaacgtaaagaagaggagaaaaggatgCAAGACCTCGTTCGGCagaataaaatgttaatagaTGAAAATCTCGAAATGAAATCGAGC ATAAGGCTGCTAAAATCAAGTAGATCGCGTTTACCTACAAAGAAATTAGACTTTTCAAGCGACACCATAGATAACAGCACCGACTTTTTGCACTCCACTAAATTATTGGAAACTGCTGGAAATCAGGTCGTTGATTTTGAATCCATTCAGATATATCATAAAACTGataaagatattagaaaacaAATGCAGCTAGTTATAGAAGAGAACGAAGCTCTTAGAAGAGGCATGCATGAAATTCTGGACAGTATACGCAATCAAGACG GTAAAAGTTCAGTAGAAGTTCATTCATATACTTTGGAAAGATTATTGGAGGCATTAGATGTAAGACATTTGGCTGGTTGGTATCATCCTGCTATGAGATTACAAGAACATTTGAATGTTATACAAGGTAGCAATGCGGAATTAAGATCTCAGCTTAAACAGATTAg aaAGGAGCTCAACAGGAAGGACGCCATATTGCAAGATTTAGCATTGAGTAAAGGAATAGATTTAGAGAGATTAAATACCGACGATTCTGATGATaacaaaataatgtatatctctgaaataaaaaatatggaaagtatacatcaaagagaaatagaggaaagggaaaaggaaaagggatcattgatagaagaaaataatgatctaCGATATACGATCGATGGTTTAAATCttcaattagaaatttatgaaaaggATAGGGTGACTTTAGAGAGCAGCGAGGACGAAGTTAAAAAAGCTTTTGcgattaaaacgaaagagtATGTAGAAGTTGCTAACGAGTTGTtgttattgaaaagaaaaattgtacttTTGCAAGAGCTTCTTAACGAGGAATCTGTCAAGACGTATAATTATCAGAAAAATATGCTTGAAAAAGAAGGTTCTCTTAAAAGAGCATTGACCGATgctaataaacataataaaatattagaatgcGAGATAATAAGACTGCAAAGTAATCTATCTAATTCGATAAGTATTACGGAATATAGCGaactaaaagagaaatacgaggaattaaatataagatatcGTTTTGTTCTCGAGAAGGACAGGATATTCTTAGATAAACgtgaaattgaattattaaaggaCGAATTAGAGCTagcgataaaagaaaaatctcaatTAATGGATCTATTAAAAGAAGATGTTTCAAAGGAGgatgaaaatgatattgttCGACAATTAAACGATTGCAAAGCTAAGGAATTGATCGAAAGGCAACGTGCCGATCATATGACCAAATTGCACGAGATATCTCAAAGTCAATTGGCTAAGTGCGAGTCGAAGGTTCAAGAACTGACCAACATTAATTGCGAATTACAAGAGAAATTGATCGAGATACATAAACagttatcgaaaattattgtATCCACGCaaaatattcgagaaaataatatcgacgatTCTGAATTGTCGAACGACGTAGAGGAAACTTTGAGAATCGATAACGACACGTTGAAAAGAAAGCTCGAAATCGCCGAGGAAGAGGCTAAATTGCAATACATGTTGAATTCGTTAAAGACGTTGGAATTAGATAATCTGAGACATCAGATTTTGGATTTGCAAGCGATCAGCGAGGACAAGGCTACGATATCGAGATTGAATTTTGAATTGGCCAGtaagaaaagtaatgaaatGGAATTGAACGCACGTAGGTCACAGCTTGAAAGTGAAATATCTTATTTGCAAGAGGAACGTGAAAGATCGATGATAAATTCTGATAAGATGCGAGCCAATATGCAATATTATCGAAAGCAATGCGACGATCGTTGCAG GACATACATAGACGTAATAGATTTTTTACAAAGCCAATACGCAGGATCATCCTCTATTAGCTCGCTCGATAGATTAACGTCAATggttgaaaaattaaaaactgaTCGAATAGAATTAGATATGGAAATGAAGAAGGCGAAGGAGTTTAGTAATCGTGTTATTTCCCAACAGGAAACGTTAACAAATCGTTTGGAGATTGTCGAACGTTTGAAAGATATATTGGAAGAACAAATTGGGGGTGAGAGCGTGCAAgatattttgcaaaaattcTCCGAAAATTCGCAATACGTATTAAAT gatttgaaacaaaaacgaaGGATATCCCATTTGGATAACGAATTGCAAATGGCTAATGACAAAGCCGCGAAATACGAATCGATGATTACGACAATGGAGAACGAAATGATCAATATGCAAAGAACTTGGAATCGTCAGGGTGAGAAAGTGATGGTATCAAATGATGTACAgattaaagaaatgaaaactgACACGGTGGAGAAACGATCGGTTTTCGTACAAGTTACGATAGAACTCGATTCGACGGAGATACAAACCGAACCATACGATTGTTGTTTAAACAAACAACGAGAAGAATTAGAAGGTATCGTAGATACGCCAAAGGAAAAATCTGTTCGAGAAGCAGGTAACAATACCGAGGCAACGAATGATATGAATTCGATGATTCAATTGAACGAACGTTTAGCGGATGCATTGAAACTCGCGGCGGATCGTTTTGAAATAATAGCCAATTACGAATTAGAAATGTCGAATTATCGAGAGAGAATAGATGTTCttaacaaagaaattaaagaaaaacaatctgAATTAtccaaaagagaaataaatatcgtcgAGCCTACGTTAGATATAACACCTATCGCGAGTATCGATTGTACCGATAAATTGGCATTGAGATCAACGGTGAACAGTTTGCAAAAGATCGTCgcacaaaaggaagaaacgatattgagatataagaatttaatgaaggaagaaagagaggagtaTGTCAAAGTTACGTGTTCCttggaaaaggaaatgaaagatttgcgttataaaatagaattgttGGAAGGTGAAGTGAAAatcgagatagataaagagaaagaagatattacgATCGAACCTGTTGTTGACGATGAccttaagaagaaaaaatctgcTACCGTGCATAATGCAGCTCGAGAAGAGGAGATCGCgaggatgagagaaagaataaatacttTGGAAGCTGATTTGCATATTACGAAAGAACTTAGTGGTCGATGGCATCGATTGGCAGAAGAGAGATTGAAACATATCGATCGTATAAGAGAAAG ACTCGAGGAACAACATAATACGGAACTTGAAAGTTATCGGTCCGAGATTACAAAATGGCAATCGGAAGCTGACACGCTTAGACAACGTTTATCGGAAGATCGTGTTGTTCATACGAAAGGGAATATATCTCTTATGAAAGAATTGCAGGAAAAAGATGACAAAATACACGAGCTTAGTCTTAATTGTCAACAATTGCAG AACGAGATCGAATTGTTGGGAGCCACGAATCGATCATTGCCAACACGTGTGATCGATCATCGTGACGAACTTAGAATGCACGATATTGTACCTACTACCCAACGGGATCAGTCTCAATCGCAGAATCAAATAGATGTTTTACGTAAACAGTTGCAATCCCtgatggaaaaggaaaaaatgtataagcATGAGATCGCTGAACTGAAGCAACGAGTCAGTCGGGG atacatGGCGGTAAAAacgcaagagaaaaaaacttcTCAGCGCGAAATGCAATTGGAAAGGAAGGTAAAGTCTTTGGAGGAAGAGTTAGAAAAAATGCGGACTCAATTAGAGAGGGAATATTTGGTTCAAGAAACTAGAAGGGTGAAg aCAGCGGAGGAACTTTCGTTGTgggagaagcaaaaaaaatggCAGCAAACTGCAGAAAAATTGCAAGAGAAGTTAAAGgagaaaacgaacgagtgtatcaaattaaattcgaattaCGAAAAATTACGATCGTTGGTTTCCTGTATGGAACGCGAAAAGTGGTTTCtaaagagtaaaataaaagaggaagcaTCAAACGTGTTGAATGATATACCGTCTAGACCGATCTCAGCTGCGCATCAGAGTCTCGTGATTGATTTACAGAAGGAATGTCAAACGTTGAGAGAACGTATCAGCGAATTGGAGAGGGAAAATAGTcatgaattattaaagaaaatagaagagcaAAAGAATTGTATAGCTTCGTTGGAAGCTGTCACTAAG GGCAACGAGTACGTTGtcgaaaaattacaaaaattggAGACCACCAGGGATATTCTCGAAAGAGCTAATTTGAAATTGGAAAGcgaaaattttgaattaagattagaaatagaaaaggctAACGCGGATACGCCACGTTTGCGTGAAAAAGTCGAACATCTGGAGAG GTACATCGAGTTGTTGAAAGTAGAGAAATCATCGGATTCGACACCTAGATCATCGAACAAGGAACATCAGGAATTAAATTCCAAAAAACCTGTTTTAGAACTAGAGAAAACGATCTTTACGTTAAAGAGAATCGTTGAAAAGTTACAAGCGGAGAACAAGAGGCTAAAGtttaattcgaaaagaaattattttgcatCTTCTGTTCAG GGAAAGAAAGTTTACAATGGTAATGAAAAATCTTACGAGAAATTGTACGAGGAAGCtcaaaaaaaagttatacaCTTGGAAACGGATTTGCAACTTGCCGAGCAGAGAATAACGATGTTG